GAGGTGCAATGGGAACATCATGAACACAATAGAAGTCGACACCATATCCGCGACAGAAGAAGTGTATGTATGGATGATGTAGAATAAGAGGATGAGCATCACCATGAGCAGTCCTGATAAGCGGCAGCAGGGGATCTCCAAAGCGATGCCTTCACGAAGGGGATGACGTCGAACACACGCCGCCATCGCTGAATTGGAAGATTTGAAAATGGGTTTACACCCAAAGTCCCCCCGAGCGGAATTGGAGCAAGGGTGCTACGATGATGCcttcaagaagaaagatgatgCCCCAAGGCATCACCGTCACCGGCCCTGGCATTATGCTAGGCAGAGCTTTCGCCCAGCACCCACCATAGGCTAGCTGCCAAGACCTCGCCGACATCATTGGGGCTGATCGATTGCTGCAGGTACACAGCAGCAGCCACACCCCAACGGACGCAGCGAGCCGCCGGCATGGCAGCGCATGTCGCTGCCACATCAGCCATGCTGCCCCCCACTCGGCGCCATGAAGCAACACCGGAATGAGCTCCACAACAGCCACCCTTGGGGAGAAGCCCGTCCCCGCCGTAGGATGTTGCAGCAGCAAGCTGCCGTCAAAGCAGAGGCTTCGACGGAACTGAGGGGGCGTCCGGGGAAACTCCAGACCGCCGGAACCCCGCCCGCACTCCATGGCGGCGCTGTCGCCCCCGAGGATGGCGACGACGACAACTAGTGGGTAGGTCACATGACGGCGTGGGGAAACGCTAGATCCAGCTGTGTGGGATGTGGATCTAACCGTGGCGACCCGCAAGGCCGCTTGCAGCCACCACGGTGTGCTCGGCCGTGGTTGCCATCTGTTGGAGGAAGAATGCTCGAGAAAGGAAGGGATTTGTGGAGGAGGCTCAGCCGCCGCCATCCTTGTGCCCGCATGGGCTTCCTGCGGTGCGCTCaggtggcggcgaggtggagggaCGAAGAAGGGGAGGGCTGTaggtgtggcggcggcggtctgcCCGGTCACCCTGGGGACGACGCGAGCGGCTCACGCAGTTTCCCCTTTTGTCCGCAAGGTGAAATTTAGTCCATAGAAGGTAATATGCAACCAAAAATTTAGTCCATAGAAGGTAATATGCAACCAAAGTTTGGAATATTTGACTTAACACGACCCAAAATATCACTCATTCATGattggagggagtagttgttaTGCCATTTAAAGGGGGAACTTTTGTCTGCAGCAAATGGTGAGGATGAATAGAGGTGATGCCATGGCTTTGCCGGGCGGGGATCCATGAGCCGAGAACACTAATTTTGTGACGTCACGTCGTCACCTATGCCTAGTTCATGTGCAACTGATGTAACGAGCTCGTGTCCATTGTACTATGATTTCTGCTGGGTGGGCTCTGGAGTGTCAAAATTACCCCCTTTCAAAAAGAATTAATAGACTATCTTTGTGGATTAAATAGAATAAGGTTCTATCGGGGCAATCTGGGGTTTAGTGTGTTCCTGGAAGTGGAAGATGGGGGCTTCAAGGGGACGAAGCACGCGCCGCAGTGGAGGGCGTTGGTGTCCTCCACCGCCACgacccccgcccccgccgcgctcTCAGgacgcgcgcccgccgccggcgtcgcgggaGCGGAGGAGCCATTCTCCTTCTTGGGGCCAGCGCGCGCTTGCCGACCTCGCCGTGAGCGGAGACGCGTCATCGGAGACATCCTCCTTCTCCAGCGTTGGTGGCATCTCACTCGCTCCCGTGGCTAGCGTGCGTTGTACCAGCAGCCCCAGTCCAGCACCCTGCGTGCAAGCCGAGGCGCCCCTTCGTCTTCTCCTTGTACATGGAATGGAAGTGTTGGGAAGTGGAAACGCAAACGCCAGCCCACAAATCGCAAttatgtttgtttgtttgttttgaaaaattGCTTATGTGACCTAGGATGTTGATTTGATTTAGAAATGTACCATTATAAACTGATCTagcacatttttttttacaacaCCACCAAAAGGTTGCAAAGAACTTTATATAGTAAAGCCTTTTACCCTTTGCATTATATTGTTAGAAATAATGCAATAACTAATAATATGTTTTCAGATGCACCAGAAACACTAGCATTAGCGAAGACCTCTACTATAATCCTTTGTCCACTGAAGAGGAGGGTGAGAAGGAAGCGCGATCTGGTGATTCTCAGTTGGAGAATTAAGTAGATGGAGAAACGGGAAGACCCTCATCCCGCTGCAACATTAGGTGCTACGCATACGCCTATCAAGCCTTCTTGTCAGATGATCGATGTCTTCATAATGTTGGCCCAAGCCAACAAGGCTTCTTGTCAGATGATTGATGTCTTCATAATGAGATCTGCTATTCTGTGATTTTTAGTTTGGGTAGAAGACATGTTGTATATGTGTTTTGGAACTTTGTCATTGCCATCTTTCTTGTCTTGAGATCAACTCTTGCATGCATATACAAACACCAAGAAATGAAACAAGTGGTGGGCAACATGAGGTCCTAGTTAACAAAAACAACAGATAACTACTCCAGATTGATGATGTCGACACGGACTTCGATGTGCATAGCATCCTTCTTGTCGATGTTTCTAAGAACGGAATCCGGCACTATGAACTGGAAGCAATCAGCAGGGTCGGGCAGCCTATCGGCGAGATCCATGCATTCTACATTGATCTCAGATTGCAGAGAATGGCTGCCCAGGAACTTATGACGATCAGGGTGGTATTGTACCCGTGAGTAGCTGAGCACACATCTTAGTCCTTCTGAGCGCAATTCTTGACCGATGAAGTGCACGGTGATGGAGTGGCCAAGTGGCTGCCGCATCACGTTCAGGAGTAACAGGTAccgactgctgctgctggtagTGGTGAAATGATCATCGTCATCCTCATCGTCCTCAACGAGGATGAAGTTGAATCCATCGTAGAGGGGAATGCTGCATGTCTCAAAGGCTCTGATCTCGGTGGTGGAAGGCCATCCATGTGCGCCGGTGAAGTGGTCCAGGAGCGCCTCTGTAGAACCAAGGAAGCTGCAGTCCTTGCCCGGGCAGCGGCGTGGTGCATGTGGACACGTCTGGCAGTGGACATGCTGATCGTAGTAAGCTGGCCTGGCACCACAGCCATGGGCTGCATTCGGGCATGGGACACAGATGGACTCCACCAGGCGCTCCATGGCGTGGCACCTGTGGTAGTTATGCGTGGCAATGCCGCAAACATGGCACCTGCCCTTTGGCGCAAGCTTTTCACGGCACGGCGAGCACACCACATGGCCCTCGTCACACTGCACAGGCACATGTCACCAGCATGTGAAGATGGAATTATCCATGAATCAATCAATAACATACTGTTCTATGCTCAAAGATAAAAATCAGAGGTAACCGAGAACTTCCAAAAAGAACAGTCAGAAAAATCATTTTTTTAGCCAGAACATGTTATGCTCAGTGATTTGTTGCAATGAGCTATATCTCAAAATGGCTTTAAATAGATGTAAAAATGCAGATAGAAATTGCTTGCAATGTCTATGCTTGAGACAATCAGTTTTCAACTAAATTCCAAGCTATGGAAACTTTCACTACCATGTCCTCAATTCTTAGGATTTATTCGTAATAATATGAGCCTTTTTTTATGCAACAATTGCTCCGTAGGATAAAAGAAGGGTAATGAATGAAGCATAGTACCGTTACATTGAAATCTGGGACAGCTCTAGATTATTTCACTTATCACTTGGATAGAGGGTGTTTTGCGAAATGGGATCTCAAATGCAAGACAGACAAACTGACCCCACATCTCATTAAGGCATAGAGCTAAATAAATCCTGAATTATGACTCTAATTAGTGGGAAATCATGAAACCTTCCTTCTGTTCACATGCTGCTAATAGCCTAGTATACAATTTCAGTGGAGAGGTGGAGGCACAGATAATGGAGGAAAACCTGATGAGGACAGTAAGAAAATGGACTGTTCTTGGTTGAAAGTTTGGGACCAAATACCAAAGGAAAACAAAGAGGAAATTGGATCTACAGCCTACTAAATAATATGTTTCAGAGCCCCACCCCAGTGCTTCTACTCTGATTGCCATATTAAGCGGGTTCTTTTGAAACACATAACACTCACTAGAAATCAATTACTTGACGCAGCTGCCACTGGGATAGTAAATGCAGTTTGTGTGACAAGGCTGAATCTGCAGACCATCTTTCTGTTTGAGGAAGATTCTATTTCCTGGCCGTGCTGCTGTAGCCAGTCAAGGATGGATGTGTTTATATCAATTGGGGCTGATAAAACAACCTCCTTGTATTTTCGGTATCAGGTTTATAGTGCAGGGTCATGGAGTTGTAATTAGGGCAGAATTTGTGGGATGACACTAATCTGGGAGTAATGGAAACAGTGTAAAAacacatttaaaaaaaatcatgtactTTGAGCATGGAGTTTCTTTGTCTGTGGCAAATTATTTTCAATCATGGGTCTTGCTGTACAAATGACAAAATTGAAGTTATGCAATTTGTAGGTATAGAAGTGACGCTTTGGCTTTGCCGGAAATGAGGGCATCCATGAGCCAAGAATACTAATTTTATAATGTCACCAGTATGCAGTCGATGTACAGACAGAGAGCTCATGTCCCATGGTTTCAGTTGGTGGACACGAGGAATCGCTAGAAATCAGGTTGCTTAAAACTCATAATATAGCTATGTATACTGACTGGTTGCAGTTGCAGGACTTGTGGTTCCACTAACGAAATGCTGCTAATTTGTACGGTATGGATCATCGGCGGCTACGTGTAGGGTTTAGAGTTTACCTGGAAGATGGGGGGCTTGAGCGGGAGGAAGCACACGCCGCAGTCGAGGGCGTCGGTGTCCTCCACCGTCgcgtcccccgccgccgccgctgccgctgccgcagcTCTCCCCGGCCGCTCCCGCGACGCCGGCGTTGCCGCATCGGGGGAGCCGGATCCCTTGCTCTTCTTGCGGACGCCAGGGGTTGCCCGAGTCGTAGTTGCTCTCTTCCCCGCAGTTTCATGGACCTTccaccgccgctcctctccTGCCTTAAAAGATTCGCCGGCGCGAAGCCTCACCATGGCTCGTCGACTGTTCTGTTCGGCCCTCCGTGCTCCAGTGCCAAGCAGCCAAACAGGGGAAGTGCCGAGAACGAGAAcaccactctctctctctctctctctctctctctctctctctcactgtACGCCTCTTTTCAATTTTGCATGGAACAGCCTCTTTTGTACAAATTGAGGTAGTATTAAATTCCTCCGCGGTGTCGTACAGCATCAGTAGTCCAGTACAGAATCACCATTCATTtagcaagtactccctccgtccgggAAAGAATGCAACTATGGGTTGTGTGCCATCAAAAGTAGCTCACGTTTG
This sequence is a window from Setaria italica strain Yugu1 chromosome III, Setaria_italica_v2.0, whole genome shotgun sequence. Protein-coding genes within it:
- the LOC101760529 gene encoding E3 ubiquitin-protein ligase SINA-like 7, coding for MVRLRAGESFKAGEERRWKVHETAGKRATTTRATPGVRKKSKGSGSPDAATPASRERPGRAAAAAAAAAGDATVEDTDALDCGVCFLPLKPPIFQCDEGHVVCSPCREKLAPKGRCHVCGIATHNYHRCHAMERLVESICVPCPNAAHGCGARPAYYDQHVHCQTCPHAPRRCPGKDCSFLGSTEALLDHFTGAHGWPSTTEIRAFETCSIPLYDGFNFILVEDDEDDDDHFTTTSSSSRYLLLLNVMRQPLGHSITVHFIGQELRSEGLRCVLSYSRVQYHPDRHKFLGSHSLQSEINVECMDLADRLPDPADCFQFIVPDSVLRNIDKKDAMHIEVRVDIINLE